GCAGCCGGACGAGGGTCTCGGGCGTGAGCCCGAGGCCCTCGGCGAGGTAGCGGTCGGTGCTGCCCCAGATCTCCTCAAGGGTGTCGAAGGCCGCGTGCAGGTACTCGGCGCGGGCGTCGAAGAGCGGGGCGAGCAGCTCCATCACCTCGGGGGAGCGGGCCTCCTCCGACTCGCTGCTGCGGCGCACCTTGTAGCGGCGGTGCGGAGCGTTCGACTCCAGGTAGTCCGCCACGATCGCCTCGCGCTCGACGCCGAGCGCGAGCAGGGTGACGGCGATAGAGAGCCCGGCCCGGTCCTTCCCGGCCGCGCAGTGCATCAGGACCGGGACCTCGTCCCGGACGAGCGCCTGGACGACCTGGCGGTGCTCCGCGGTGCGGGTCGTGACGATCTCCCGGTAGGAGTCGGACATCCGGCGGGCGGCCTTGCCGTCACCGAGCACCTGGCGCAGCTGGTCGAGGTGGCCGTCACGGACCATCCGCCAGAACTCCTTGCCGTCCGCCGGGTCGGAGAGCGGGAGGTTGACGTTGCGGACGCCGGGCAGTTCGACGTCCGGGCCTTCGAGGGCGTGGTCGGCGGAGTTGCGGAAGTCGAAGATGGTGTGGAGTCCGAGCGAGGCGAGGAATTCCGTATCGGTATCGGTGGCATGTGCCAGATGTCCGCTTCGGAAGACCTGTCCCGTTCTGACCCTCCGTCCGTCCGTGGCCGGGAGCCCGCCCACG
This is a stretch of genomic DNA from Streptomyces sp. NBC_00536. It encodes these proteins:
- a CDS encoding tyrosine-protein phosphatase, translating into MTQQIPQAPPTEPELTGVRNFRDVGGLPATDGRRVRTGQVFRSGHLAHATDTDTEFLASLGLHTIFDFRNSADHALEGPDVELPGVRNVNLPLSDPADGKEFWRMVRDGHLDQLRQVLGDGKAARRMSDSYREIVTTRTAEHRQVVQALVRDEVPVLMHCAAGKDRAGLSIAVTLLALGVEREAIVADYLESNAPHRRYKVRRSSESEEARSPEVMELLAPLFDARAEYLHAAFDTLEEIWGSTDRYLAEGLGLTPETLVRLRDRLLD